CCGAGGACGCGATGGTGTCGATCATGGGCGCCTCTCTGGAGACGCCCCTTGCCTCGGCGGTCAGCCGCGACACGCCGCTACGCCGCGTCATGGAGACGCTGCAACGGCGCGGCGGGGAAGTTCTGGTGTCCGAGAAGGGCCATGTCGTCGGCCGCGTCGGCCCCGCCGAGGTCGTCGCCGCGCTGGTGCGCGAGCGCGCCTCAACCAATGGCCAGACGACGGCGTGAGGTAACGGGCGATCCCTTCGCCGCCGCCCGTGCCTCGGCCTCAGCCAAAGGCTCCGACGCCACCATCATGTGGTGCGCGTTGGCATGCAGCAGCGTCCCGGCATCCCGCATGATGCCGACATGCCCTTTCCAGAAGATCAGGTCGCCGCGCTGCAACGCTGCGCCCGGGGCAAGCGGCGCGCCCGCTTCCGCCTCCTGCATGTCCGTGTCGCGCGGAAGGGCAAGGCCGGCCATGCCGACCGCAAGTTGCACGAGGCCCGAGCAGTCGATGCCGAGTGCGGACTTGCCGCCCCAGAGATAGGGCACGTTCGTCAGCGCCTCGGCAACGACGACGAAGTCCGCGGCAGCGGCGTCGGCTGCCGGTCGGCAATGGTGGGAGACGACGGCGCCGAAGGGCTCGACGAGCACATACGTCGCGTTGGCGTCCTCTGCCGTGCCGGCAGCCACGATGCCCGCACCCATCGTCAGGCCGTAGAGGGGCGGCCGCTTGATGTCGGGCCCCGGAAAGACCAGGGTGCGCGGCACGTGGACGATATGTGTCGGTG
This genomic window from Aureimonas sp. OT7 contains:
- a CDS encoding NlpC/P60 family protein: MTLDRRRNAIRPDLADARLKGQVQAERFVDGRPARVAAPLAPLRRRPASDAPLETEALCSEALTVFEDAGEGWMWVQLASDGYVGWMPSEAVAFGAAAPTHIVHVPRTLVFPGPDIKRPPLYGLTMGAGIVAAGTAEDANATYVLVEPFGAVVSHHCRPAADAAAADFVVVAEALTNVPYLWGGKSALGIDCSGLVQLAVGMAGLALPRDTDMQEAEAGAPLAPGAALQRGDLIFWKGHVGIMRDAGTLLHANAHHMMVASEPLAEAEARAAAKGSPVTSRRRLAIG